The Streptomyces hundungensis genome contains the following window.
CCCGCTGCCCGCGCCGGTCGCCGAGCGGGCCGCCGCCGCACTGGGCCTGACGCCCGCTCAGGTGCGGGCCGGCTGGGACCGGGCCCGACTCGCGGGCCTCGTCGAACTGCACGGCGCCACCGTGCGGCCGGGCTGGCGCATGCGCGCCTGGGACCGCGACGACGCGGCCGTGCTGCGCGGCTGGGTCGCCCTGTTCGACGCGTGGTCCCTCGTCCACCCCGCGCCGGAGGACTTCGCCCCGACCGCGGTCGCCGAGGTGGTCGAGGCCGTCCCCCAGGTCCTCTCGCTCCTCCAGCTCTCCAACGGGCCCGTGCTCATGCCGGCCCTGCTCGACCTGCTCGGGCAGCGGGTCGCCGAACTCCGCGAGGAACGCTGCGAGGTGCCCCTGGGCCCGCCGGCCGACCCGGTGTCCCTGCCGCCCCTCCTTCCCGCGCTGCTCGACTGGGCCCTGACCGGGCTCGCCGCGGTCGGCGCCCTCGTCCTCGGCCCGGGCCAGGCCACCTTGACCCCGCTCGGCAACTGGGCGGTCTGGGTCAAGCTGGAGCAGATCTGCGTCGCCGCCCAGAGCCCGGCCGGCAACATCGAGCAGCCCGCCGAGGACATGCTGCGCGGCTGCGCGGGGCTCACCCCGGGGCCGGCCCGCGCCGAGTACCGCGCCTGGACCGCCGCGCGCACCGTCACCAGCGCCGTCACCGAGCTCCTCGACGTCGCCCGGGGCGACGACGCCCTGCTGCGCGGGCTCGCCTTCGAGGCGCTGCGCGTGGTGGGAGCGCCCGCCGAGGCCGCGGTGCGCGCCGCCGCGACGGAGACGTGCCTGCGCCCCTACGCGCTGCTCTGGCTCGCCGAGCACGAGGGCGGCGATCCGGAGGACGTCCTCGGCGTGCTCACCCGGGAGGAGTCCACCTGGCTGTGGGTCGACACGGCCGCCGCCGTGGCCGACCACGGCGAGAGCGAACTGCTCGTACGCCACCTCGACTCCGCGGTGCAGGGCACGGTCCCGGCCCTGCTCGACGAGGTACGGGCCGTCGGCCACCCGCGCACCGTGCAGGTCCTGGTCGCCCTCGCCGCCGCCCACCCCGACCCGGCCCTCGCCAAGGCGGTCCGCCGCGCCGCCTTCCAGGTGCACAACGGTTCCGTATAGCGACGCGCGTAGCGGCCGCCTCCCCCGGCGGCCCGGGCTCACCGCGCGAACGTGTCGCAGCGGGCCATGTCGCCCGTCCGGTATCCCGTGTAGAACCACTGCTGGCGCTGCTGGGCCGAGCCGTGCGTCCAGGTCTCCGGGGTGACCCGGCCCTGGAACTTCTCCTGGATCCGGTCGTCCCCGACGGCCGCCGCCGCGTCCAGGCCGTCCTTGATGTCCTGGTCGGTGAGGCGGGAGATCAGCGGGCGACCGGAGGCCTTGTCCGGGGTGGTCGTCGCGTGGCGCGCCCAGACCCCGGCGTAGCAGTCGGCCTGCAACTCCACCTTCACCGCGTTGCTGTTGGCGCCCTGCCGCCCGTCCTGCGACTTCTGGAGGGTGCCCAGCAGGTTCTGGATGTGGTGGCCGTACTCGTGCGCCACCACGTACGCCTGCGCGAAGGGGCCGCCGCTGGAGCCGAACTTGGTGCGCAGCTCGTCGAAGAAGCCGAGGTCGAGATAGACCTGCCGGTCACCCGGGCAGTAGAAGGGGCCGACCGCCGAAGTGGCCGCCCCGCAGGCGGTGTTGACCCGGCCGGTGAAGAAGACCGTCTGCGCGGGGGAGTACCTGCCGCCGCGCCGCGGAAGCTCCTGGCTCCAGTAGTCCTGCACGCTGTTGACCACCGCCACGATGCGGCAGTCGTCCTTGGTGTTGGCGTCCGAGCCGGTGCGGCAGCTCTGGTTCACCTGGGCCTGCGACGACGAACGCGCCCCCGGCGCGGTGTCGCCCGAGGAGAGGCCGAGCTGCTCCGGGCCCACCCCGAAGAACAGGCCCAGAAGCAGCGCGATGACACCGACGATGCCGCCGCCGACGGTGGCCCGGCCCCCCGGGATCCCGCCCCGCTCGTCCTTGACCTCGGAGGTGTCCAGACCGGCGTCGTCGTCGAACTGCATGGGCGCACCACCGTCTGTTCCACCGGGGCGGTCAGGGCGGCCGGGCCGCGCATGATCACCCCGAGTATCAAAAGGTCACCCCGAGTATGGGACAGGTCATTGCGCTACGCCTGTTTTGTTGCCCCGGCCGATACGCTCGGCGCGTCATGGACCGGACCCGTCTCGCGCTGACCGCGATCGCCGCCGTACTCGCTCTTCCGCTGGTCACCGCGGCCCAGCACGCCGACCGGGCCCCGTACGGCGACCACTTCCACCACTTCGCCACCTCGTCGACCGGCCCGGTGGAGGTACGGATCCGGGGCGCGGCCGTCGAGGCGTACGACCGGGGCACCGGCGCGCCGCGCTGGACGTACGACAGGCGGGGCAGCCGGCCGCTCGCCCTGTTCCGCGCGCCCGGCCACACCGTCGCGCTCTGGGCCGACGGCATGGTCACGGACACGGACACGGACACACATACGGACACGGGCACGCACACCGGCACCGGCACCGGTAGAGACAGCGATGCGCGCCGGGTCCGCTGGCATCGGGCGGTGCCCGGCCTCGGCGCCTGGCTGGCCGCCTCGCCCGCCAGCGCCGCCGGGGTGCTCCAGCCGCTCGACGAGGACGCCACCATGCTGGCCGTCGTCACCCCCGAGCGGATCAGCGCCTTTCGGTCCGCCGACGGCGATCTGCGCTGGCTGCTGCCCGCGCGCGAGGGATGCGCCTTCGACCCGGCGCGCACGGCGCACACCGCGGGGGTGCTGCTGCTCGGGCGGCCGTGCCGGGGCTCCCGCTCCTGGAGCCAGGAACTGGTCGCGGTCGACGACCTCGGCGAGATCACCCCCGGACGCACCCCGCTGGGCAACGATCTCCCCGGTGGGCGCCGTGCGGACGGCGGCGGAAACCGGGTTGCACGGCCCAGTTAGAATTGGCCCATGGCAATTCTCCTCGTGCATTAGGCGGCGTCGACCTCCACGCCCTCCGCCGCCCGCCGCCCCCCTTCGGGGACGCGCCGCGCGTGGCGCCTCATGACGTCCCGTCCGCCGTCCATACCGCCCTGGAGTCTTTCCGTGATCACCGCCACCGGCATCGAGCTGCGCGCCGGCGCCCGAGTCCTCATCGAGTCCGCTTCCTTCCGTGTCGCCAAGGGCGACCGCATCGGCCTGGTCGGCCGCAACGGCGCGGGCAAGACCACCCTCACCAAGTGCCTGGCCGGTGAGGGCATCCCGGCCGCCGGCACCATCACGCGCTCGGGCGAGGTCGGCTATCTGCCGCAGGACCCGCGCACCGGCGACCTCGAGGTGCTGGCCCGCGACCGCGTCCTGTCCGCCCGCGGCCTCGACGAGGTGCTGCGCAAGATGCGCGAGAACGAGGAGCGCATGGCGAACGGCAAGGGCGCCACGCGCGAGAAGGCGATGAAGAAGTACGAGCGCCTGGAGACCGAGTTCCTCACCAAGGGCGGGTACGCCGCCGAGGCCGAGGCCGCCACCATCGCCGCCGCCCTCGGCCTGCCCGACCGGGTGCTCGGCCAGCCGCTGCACACCCTCTCCGGTGGTCAGCGCCGCCGCATCGAGCTCGCCCGGATCCTCTTCTCGGACGCCGACACCCTGCTGCTCGACGAGCCGACCAACCACCTCGACGCCGACTCCATCGTCTGGCTGCGCGACTACCTCAAGACGTACCGCGGCGGCTTCATCGTGATCTCCCACGACGTCGACCTCGTCGAGACGGTCGTCAACAAGGTCTTCTACCTGGACGCCAACCGCGCCCAGATCGACGTCTACAACATGGGCTGGAAGCTCTACCAGCAGCAGCGCGAGGCCGACGAGAAGCGCCGCAAGCGCGAGCGCCAGAACGCCGAGAAGAAGGCCGCGGCCCTCAACTCGCAGGCCGACAAGATGCGGGCCAAGGCCACCAAGACCGTCGCCGCGCAGAACATGGCCAAGCGCGCCGAGCGGCTGCTCTCCGGCCTCGAGGCGGTCCGCGTCTCCGACAAGGTCGCCAAGCTGCGCTTCCCCGACCCCGCGCCCTGCGGCAAGACGCCGCTGACCGCCGAGGGCCTCTCCAAGTCGTACGGCTCGCTCGAGATCTTCACCGATGTCGACCTGGCCATCGACAAGGGCTCCCGGGTCGTCATCCTCGGCCTCAACGGCGCCGGAAAGACGACCCTGCTGCGGCTGCTCGCCGGGGCCGAGAAGCCGGACACCGGCGAGGTCACCCCGGGCCACGGCCTGAAGATGGGCTACTACGCCCAGGAGCACGAGACGCTCGACCCGGAGCGCACGGTCCTGGAGAACATGCGCTCCTCCGCGCCGGACCTGGACCTGGTCGAGGTCCGCAAGACGCTCGGCTCGTTCCTCTTCTCCGGGGACGACGTCGACAAGCCCGCCGGAGTCCTGTCCGGCGGCGAGAAGACCCGTCTCGCGCTCGCCACCCTGGTGGTCTCGTCCGCCAACGTCCTGCTGCTCGACGAGCCGACCAACAACCTGGACCCGGCCAGCCGCGAGGAGATCCTCGGCGCGCTGCGGACGTACAAGGGCGCCGTCGTCCTGGTCACCCACGACGAGGGCGCCGTCGAGGCGCTCCAGCCCGAGCGCATCATCCTGCTGCCTGACGGCGTCGAGGACCTGTGGGGCCCGGACTACGCGGACCTGGTCGCCCTCGCCTGACCGGCCCGGGCCGGTGTCCTGGGGTGGGATCGGTGGATGATCCATCCGCTGATCCACTCGCTCTGGATCATTCGGCTCAGACGTGATCCTCAATCTGAGTGAGTGCGTCTCGTACCCCCGGTGTGTTCGGTACGCGATCAAGGTCCGCCCCCTGCGGGACGGGCCTTTTTCCGTGTGTGACCCGGAACACAGCGCTGACCTGGCGCTTCGTCTCGACTTTCGGGCCGGGATATGTCCGCGCCCAGTCGGAATGTGAGGTTCCGCCCCCGCGGTCCACCATCCGGGCTCCCAAGCTTGTTGGACGGACCTTGCCGAATGGGTGGCCAGGAAGCGCGGAAGGGGTGATCATGAGAAGTCCAGAGCGCACTTCCCATGAGGAGGCACGGGTGGCCGAGACTCTGAAGAAGGGCAGCCGGGTAACCGGCGCCGCGCGCGACAAGCTCGCGGCAGACCTGAAGAAGAAGTACGACTCCGGTGCGAGCATCCGGGCGCTGGCCGAGGAAACCGGCCGGTCCTACGGATTCGTCCACCGGATGCTCAGCGAGTCCGGGGTCACTCTCCGTGGACGCGGCGGAGCGACACGGGGCAAGAAGGCCACCTCGGTCTGACCGAGGCGGTTCGGACGGCTTCTGTGGCCCCCCGGGTCCGGTGGTGGCCACCCGGTCGGCCGTGCGGTCGACCGGGTGGTTACTGTGCAGTCACTTAATGACCGCCGAGGCGGTCGTTCACTGACGGCCACTGACCCGGAGGCGCCCCATGGCTACGCCCGCATCCGTACATGAGGTATTCGACAAGGACGGCGTCCGGCTGTCCGTCGACGACGCGGTCGCCACGGTGACCCTGACCCGTCCGGCCAAGCGCAACGCCCAGTCTCCCGCTCTGTGGCGGGCGTTGACAGAGGCCGGACGGTCGCTCCCGGGCAGCGTGCGCGTCGTCGTGCTGCGCGGCGAGGGCAAGTCCTTCTCCGCCGGCCTCGACCGCCAGGCCTTCACCCCCGAAGGCTTCGACGGCGAGCCCTCGTTCCTCGACCTCGCGCGCGGTTCCGACGCGGAACTCGACGCGGTCATCGCCGAGTACCAGGAGGCGTTCACCTGGTGGCGCCGCAACGACATCGTGTCGATCGCGGCCGTCCAGGGGCACGCCATCGGTGCCGGCTTCCAGCTCGCCCTCGCCTGCGACCTCCGGGTCGTCGCGCAGGACGTGCAGTTCGCCATGCGCGAGACCAGCCTCGGTCTCGTCCCCGACCTCACCGGCACCCACCCGCTCGTCGGGCTCGTCGGATACGCCCGCGCGCTGGAGATCTGCGCGACCGGCCGGTTCGTCGGGGCCGAGGAGGCCGAGCGCGTCGGCCTGGCCAACCTCGCCGTGCCCGCCGATGAACTCGACTCGGCCGTAAGGGACTTGGCGGGTGCGCTGCTGTCCGCGCCGCGTGACGCCGTGGTCGAGACCAAGGCGCTGCTGCGCGGCGCGAGCGGGCGCGGCTACGAGGAGCAGCGGGTCGCCGAGCGGGCCGCCCAGGCCAGGCGCCTGCGCGACCTGGCCGGCCTCGCCGACTGACGCCCCGCCCCCGGGGGCCCAGCGCGCCTTGTTCGGCTCGCCCTCGCCGACTGGCGACCTGCTCCGGGGGCCCGCCGCGCCTTGTTCGGCTGGCCCTGCCGGGCCTCGCCGACTGGCGCCCCGCCCGGGGGCTCGGCGCGCCTTGTTCGGCCTCGCCGACCGACGACCTGCTCCCGGGGGCCCGGCTCGCCCGGCCCGGCCTCGTCCTGTCCGACCCGCCTGTCCGGGCCACCCCGCCCGGCCCGGCCTCGTCCTTCCGACCCGCCTGTCCGGGCCGCCCCGCCCGGCCCGGCCTCGTCCTTCCGACCCGCCTGTCCGGGCCGCCCCGCCCGGCCTCGCCCCGCGCGGCCCGTCAGCCCGCCCAGGTGACCAGGACCCCGACGGAGGCCGCCTCCGGCACCGCCCGCGCCACCGCGTTCCGTACCGCGCGCGCCACCTCCAGGGGGTGGCCCGTCGTGGCCAGCTCCACGCGGATGTGGTCCTCGGTGAGCTGCACCGGCGGGCCCAGCTCGGCCGTCAGATGCGCCACGCCGGGGGTGGTGAGCGCGGCCGTCGCCGCCTTCGTCGCGGGCGGCTCGGCTGGGCCGGGCGGGGGACCGCCGAACGGGGGAACCGGAAGGGCGTCCACCAGGGCCGTCACCTGGAGATCGACGTCCGAGACGTCGAGGCCGAGCCGGGCGTCCGCCGCCGCGAACAACGCCTCGCGCAGGCTTTCCGTCAGCTCCGGCAGCGGCCGCCCGCCCAGCGCCTCCAGCCGCGCGGTGAGCCGCAGCGGCCCCGGCGGCAGAGCGCTCGGGGGCGCCGGGACCAACGGCTCCGCCCGGCCCTCGGGGTCCGCCGGCGCCAACCGCAGCGACGTCACGGCGAGCTCCGGCAGCGCCGCCGCCACCGCCCCCAGCACCGAGACAGCCGCCCGTTCGGAGATCCACACCCCGTCCTGCGGACCGCCCAGCGCGAGTAGTCGACCCAGACCCAGCCGGCGGCGTACCCCGGCGCTCCACGCATCACCCGTCATTCCCCCAGCCTGCCGCATCGAGGGCGCGAGTCGGGGCAACCGCACTTAATGTGGGCAATGGAGTCCAAGCGCGAAGGGACGAACTTACATGAGCGACACCACCGCACAGCGCAGGCCCGGCGCCCCCGGGAACGGACCGTCGGGCGAAGCGGCCGACCAGGCCCAGAAGACCTCCGTGACCAAGCGGGGCGGCGCGGCGGACCCCGGAGGCCGGGGCCGCACCACCATCGCCGACGGCGTCGTGGAGAAGATCGCCGGCCTCGCCGCGCGGGACGTCATGGGCGTCCACGCCATGGGCAGCGGCCTGTCCCGTACGTTCGGCGCGGTCAGGGACCGGGTGCCGGGCGGAGGGAAGTCAGCCGCCACGCGCGGGGTGAAGGCCGAGGTCGGCGAGGTGCAGACCGCGCTCGACCTGGAGATCGTCGTGGAGTACGGCGTGTCCATCGCCGAGGTGGCCCGCGATGTGCGGGAGAACGTCATCTCCGCCGTCGAGCGGATGACCGGACTCGAGGTCGTCGAGGTCAACATCGCGGTCAGCGATGTGAAGCTGCCCGACGAAGAGGACGAGGAACCGGAATCCCGCCTCCAGTAACGCGTACGGCAAGCAACGCCTGACGGCTTCGCCGCAGGTCCAGCACGGACACGACGCATTCGTCCAACCGAGGAGTTCGGCATGAGCATGGCGGTGGTGGGTCTGATGGCCGGCATGGCACTCGGCTTCGCCGGATACTTCGGCGGATTCGGGGCCTTCCTGCTGATCGCGGCGCTCGGCGCCATCGGCTTCGTGGTGGGCCGCTTCGTGGACGGCGACCTCGACCCCGGAGACTTCTTCCGCCCGCGTGACCGCGGCGACCGGCGGCGCTGACCCATGGCGGTGGCCGCACGGATCGAGCCCGCCGAGCGCGGAGCCACCCGGATCGCCGACCGGGTGGTGGCGAAGATCGCCGCACGGGCGGCCAGGGAAGCCCTGGACCACGTCCCCGAAAACGGCGCCCCACCTCGCGCCTCCGTCACCGTTCACCACGACTCGGCGCGGGTACACGTCAGTGTCGAACTCGGTTACCCCGGCGACCTCGGCGGCCAGTGCGGCGCGGTACGCCGCCAAGTCGCCGAGCGCGTACGGGCGTTGGCGGGGATGGAGGTGCCCGAAGTGGCGGTGCGGATCGAGCGTCTGCACGCGACGGACGCGGGCGGGAACCGGGGGAGGATCCGATGAGCGAGCCGTACGAAGGCGACCACAACACCCAGCGGCTGCCCGTGATCGAGCAGGGCGCCCACGCGGACGAACCCGGGCTCGGCCAGTCGGCCTCGGCCGCCGACTACGCCGCCGTGCCGGTCCTCGCGGACGGCGCGGGCGGCCGGGCCGGGCGCTTCTGGTCCACGCGGCGCGTGCCCTCGGGCCTGGTCGCCCTGCTGATCCTGGCCGCCGCGGGCCTCCTCCTCTACGACGTCGCCTCCGTACGGGCCCACCGCTCGGCGATGCGCTGGCGCTCCGGGCTCGCCGGCTGGCTGGCCGACCACCCGGTCGACGACATCGCGGTCCTCGCCGGCGCGGGCGCCATCGCGCTGCTCGGCGTCTGGCTGATCGTGCTCGCGGTCACCCCCGGTCTGCGCAGCATCCTGCCGATGCGGCGCCGGTCACCGGCCGTACGCGCCGGACTCGACCGGGACGCGGCGGCGCTCGTGCTGCGCGACCGGGCGATGGAGGTGGCCGGCATCCAGTCGGCGCGGGTCCGCATGGGGCGCACCCGGGTCGTGGTGCGGGCCCTGTCGCACTTTCGTGAACTCGACGACGTACGGGCCGACTTGGACGCGGCGCTGGGGGCGGGCATCCGGGAGCTGGGCCTTGCCGGGCCGCCCGGGCTCGCGGTCCATGTGAGCCGCCCACAACGGAAGGGCTGAGCCATGCTGAGGACGGTCAACCGGGTGGTGCTCGGCCTCGCGGGGCTCGTGCTGCTCCTCGCCGGCGGTGCGGCCCTGGCCGCCGGACTCGGCCTCGACGTGCCGTCCTGGTGGCCCTGGGGCACCAAGCACGACGTACTCCTGAGCCGGTCCCGTCGCATCCGCTGGCACGAGCAGGACTGGTGGTGGCCGGTCGTGATCGCGGTGCTCGCGCTCACCGTCCTGCTCGCCCTGTGGTGGCTGCTTGCCCAACTCCGTCGCGCCCGGCTCGCCGAGGTCCTGGTGGACTCCGGGGACGGGGAGGGGGCGCTGCTGCGGGGGCGGGCGCTTGAGTCGGTGCTCGCGGGTGAGGCGGAGGGGCTTGACGGGGTGGCCCGGGCCCAGGTCGTACTGGTCGGCCGGCGGGCCGCGCCGGCCGCGCGGGTCGCGCTGCTCCTTGAGCCGCATGCGCAGCCGGGGGAGGCGCTGGGGCGGCTCGAGGGGGAGACGCTCGCGCATGCGCGGGACTCGGCGGGGCTCGCGGAGCTGCCGGCGGAAGTACGCTTCCGCTCCGTCAAACACCGCCCCCGCCGCGTCAACTAACCCCGGCCCCCCCCTCCTTGGGGCTCCGCCCCAAACCCCGCACCGCGCCTAAAGGGCGCTCGGCACCGAGTAGTTAGGGGCGCGGGGAACTGCGCGCCCAGCCACGCACGATCCGCAGCCGAAAGGGGAGCGCCCTGGGGCTCTGCCCCAGACCCCGTTCGCGCCTTAAGGGCGCTCGTCCTCAATCGCCGGACGGGCTGAGGTTGCCCACGCTGGCCCGCACCGAGCATTTAAGGGGCGCGGGGAACTGCGCGCCCAGCCACGCACGTTTCGCGGTTGGCAGGCGGCTCCCCCCCCGGCCCCCCCGCCCCCCGGAGGGCACCCCCTCAGAACCCCCTCCGACCCCCCCATCCACCGGCACCATCACCCCGGTCAAATACGACGCCGCAGGCGACAGCAGAAACGCCGCCACCCGCCCGAACTCCTCCGGCGCCCCGTAGCGCCGCAGCGGAATGCGGGACTCGTTGGCCGCGCGAGTCGCCTCCGCGTCGCCGGACAGTTCGTCGAGCTGGCGTACCCGGTCGGTGTCGATGCGGGCCGGCAGGAGGCCCACCACGCGGATGCCGCGCGGCCCGAGTTCGTCGGCCAGGGATTTGGCGAAGCCCGCCAGGCCCGGGCGCAGGCCGTTGGAGATGGTCAGGCCGGGGATCGGTTCGTGGACGGAGCCGGACAGGACGAAGCCGATCACCCCGCCCTCCTCCAGCTCTTCGGCCGCCGCCCGGGCGAGACGGACCGCGCCGAGGAACACCGACTCGAAGGCCGACTGCCACTGCTCGTCGGTGTTGTCCGCGACGAAGCCCGGCGCCGGACCGCCCACACTGATCAGCACCCCGTCGAAGCGCCCGAAGTGCCGCCGCGCGGTGGCGATCAGCAGGGCCGCCGACGCCGGGTCGGCGTTGTCACACGCCAACGGGAGTGCGCCGGGGCCGAGTTCAGCGGCGGCCGCGGCGAGCGTCTTCTCGTCACGGCCGCTGACGACAACCTTCGCGCCGTCGGCGACGAGTGCGCGGGCGGACGCCAGGCCGAGGCCCCGCGAGGCCCCGGTGACGACGTACACACGGTCCTTCAGTCCAAGATCCATGCCGCCTATCCTGCCTCGTCCTCGCCGTCCGGCTCCAGTGCGCAGGCGGTGGCGACCAGGCCGATGTGGCTGAAGGCCTGCGGAAAGTTGCCGAGATGGCGCTCGGCCCCGGGGTCGTACTCCTCGGCGAGCAGCCCCACGTCGTTGCGCAGGGTGAGGAGCCGCTCGAACAGGTCCCGTGCCTCCTTCACCCGGCCGGTCAGGCGCAGCGCGTCCGCCAGCCAGAACGAGCAGACCAGGAAGGTGCCCTCGTCGCCGGGGAGCCCGTCCACGGTCGTGTCGTCGGTGCTGTAGCGGCGTACGAAACCGCTGCCGCCGAGCTCGGCGGCGACCGCGTCGACGGTACCCACCACGCGTGGATCGTCCGGCGGCAGGAAGCCGACCCGGGGGATGAGCAGGGTGGCCGCGTCCAGCTCCTGCGAGCCGTACGCCTGGGTGAAGGTGTTGCGGACCGGGTCGAAGCCCTTCTCGCACACCTCCCGGTGGACCTCGTCGCGCATCTTGCGCCAGCGCGCGGCGTCCCCGCGCAGCTCCGGTTCCGCCTCCAGGGTGCGGACCGCGCGGTCGGCGGCCACCCAGGCCATCACCTTGGAGTGGACGAAGTGCCGGCGCG
Protein-coding sequences here:
- the ypfJ gene encoding KPN_02809 family neutral zinc metallopeptidase translates to MQFDDDAGLDTSEVKDERGGIPGGRATVGGGIVGVIALLLGLFFGVGPEQLGLSSGDTAPGARSSSQAQVNQSCRTGSDANTKDDCRIVAVVNSVQDYWSQELPRRGGRYSPAQTVFFTGRVNTACGAATSAVGPFYCPGDRQVYLDLGFFDELRTKFGSSGGPFAQAYVVAHEYGHHIQNLLGTLQKSQDGRQGANSNAVKVELQADCYAGVWARHATTTPDKASGRPLISRLTDQDIKDGLDAAAAVGDDRIQEKFQGRVTPETWTHGSAQQRQQWFYTGYRTGDMARCDTFAR
- a CDS encoding ABC-F family ATP-binding cassette domain-containing protein, with translation MITATGIELRAGARVLIESASFRVAKGDRIGLVGRNGAGKTTLTKCLAGEGIPAAGTITRSGEVGYLPQDPRTGDLEVLARDRVLSARGLDEVLRKMRENEERMANGKGATREKAMKKYERLETEFLTKGGYAAEAEAATIAAALGLPDRVLGQPLHTLSGGQRRRIELARILFSDADTLLLDEPTNHLDADSIVWLRDYLKTYRGGFIVISHDVDLVETVVNKVFYLDANRAQIDVYNMGWKLYQQQREADEKRRKRERQNAEKKAAALNSQADKMRAKATKTVAAQNMAKRAERLLSGLEAVRVSDKVAKLRFPDPAPCGKTPLTAEGLSKSYGSLEIFTDVDLAIDKGSRVVILGLNGAGKTTLLRLLAGAEKPDTGEVTPGHGLKMGYYAQEHETLDPERTVLENMRSSAPDLDLVEVRKTLGSFLFSGDDVDKPAGVLSGGEKTRLALATLVVSSANVLLLDEPTNNLDPASREEILGALRTYKGAVVLVTHDEGAVEALQPERIILLPDGVEDLWGPDYADLVALA
- a CDS encoding helix-turn-helix domain-containing protein, whose protein sequence is MAETLKKGSRVTGAARDKLAADLKKKYDSGASIRALAEETGRSYGFVHRMLSESGVTLRGRGGATRGKKATSV
- a CDS encoding enoyl-CoA hydratase/isomerase family protein, translated to MATPASVHEVFDKDGVRLSVDDAVATVTLTRPAKRNAQSPALWRALTEAGRSLPGSVRVVVLRGEGKSFSAGLDRQAFTPEGFDGEPSFLDLARGSDAELDAVIAEYQEAFTWWRRNDIVSIAAVQGHAIGAGFQLALACDLRVVAQDVQFAMRETSLGLVPDLTGTHPLVGLVGYARALEICATGRFVGAEEAERVGLANLAVPADELDSAVRDLAGALLSAPRDAVVETKALLRGASGRGYEEQRVAERAAQARRLRDLAGLAD
- a CDS encoding Asp23/Gls24 family envelope stress response protein translates to MSDTTAQRRPGAPGNGPSGEAADQAQKTSVTKRGGAADPGGRGRTTIADGVVEKIAGLAARDVMGVHAMGSGLSRTFGAVRDRVPGGGKSAATRGVKAEVGEVQTALDLEIVVEYGVSIAEVARDVRENVISAVERMTGLEVVEVNIAVSDVKLPDEEDEEPESRLQ
- a CDS encoding iron-sulfur cluster assembly protein encodes the protein MAVAARIEPAERGATRIADRVVAKIAARAAREALDHVPENGAPPRASVTVHHDSARVHVSVELGYPGDLGGQCGAVRRQVAERVRALAGMEVPEVAVRIERLHATDAGGNRGRIR
- a CDS encoding DUF6286 domain-containing protein, with protein sequence MSEPYEGDHNTQRLPVIEQGAHADEPGLGQSASAADYAAVPVLADGAGGRAGRFWSTRRVPSGLVALLILAAAGLLLYDVASVRAHRSAMRWRSGLAGWLADHPVDDIAVLAGAGAIALLGVWLIVLAVTPGLRSILPMRRRSPAVRAGLDRDAAALVLRDRAMEVAGIQSARVRMGRTRVVVRALSHFRELDDVRADLDAALGAGIRELGLAGPPGLAVHVSRPQRKG
- the amaP gene encoding alkaline shock response membrane anchor protein AmaP, translating into MLRTVNRVVLGLAGLVLLLAGGAALAAGLGLDVPSWWPWGTKHDVLLSRSRRIRWHEQDWWWPVVIAVLALTVLLALWWLLAQLRRARLAEVLVDSGDGEGALLRGRALESVLAGEAEGLDGVARAQVVLVGRRAAPAARVALLLEPHAQPGEALGRLEGETLAHARDSAGLAELPAEVRFRSVKHRPRRVN